TTATACAATCATGATTTGATAATGTTTCAAGTTAAATAcatgtaaaattatattaaaaaaagaataaaaatataaatttgtaccTAAAAGTACTAggaaaatacaagaaaaactTCAGTAAACTACCATATGTTTTAacgtatttttattttagagtttgtagtttatttttttttttactttgataTCTTGTGAATATGACCGTTAGTAACTAACAACTAAATTGTAATATACTATTATTAAGTGTTGTCGTAGTAGTTGAAAGAATAGTACATTAGAATCTTTTAATGTTGTTAAACAATTTTACCAAACGATGATATTCACAGGATattaaaatgacaaaaaaCAAACCACAAAccgtaaaataaaaatacactaAACCACAAgatagtttaataaaaaaattttaaaaataaaatatataataatttctttaatacaaaaaatatatttattctgCAAGTGTAAAAACGTTAAACTGCATAATAACTTTAGCCAAAAAGAATTAGATGAttataaacaacaaaaaatttTCCAAAAAATCAGATTAGAACCTATTTTACACTCATACGTAATAATAATGCATTTAATATTTCCTTTAAGATCAGCCGTATACATAGCATTGCTCTTAAACAATTAGTTGATCAAATTTGTCAACTGTATTATTAACTAAGCCAATTATCCATAAACCAAAACATTGTTCAAGTAAATTAATGAGAAGactcaaaaatttaatatgtaagATTGAGGTAATTATATTATTGTCATTTCTTACAAATCCAATTCTATCTGAAAATTACAAAGCAGGACAACCAGTTTATCTGCTATTACATGCACCAGAAGATAAAATGTTTACTGTTTGGCGTGTCTTAGTCTTGTGCTATCCTGTGCCTTGCAGCAAGGCAGCCTATTTTTcccaaggaaaaaaaaaaaagaaaaagaaaaattaataggaAATGAATTTCAAGGAGGAAGAATGTGGAGGTAAACTAATATGATTACAAGCTCAGCAGTTCATAAGGAAGGAAATAATTGCTTGCAGTTGCTAATCGCAACACTCGGCCGGAGAATGAGGAAGTCCACTTGAATTCATTTCTGCTCTAGGAAGAGAATCGTATGAAGTATGCAAACACCATCTGCAAACATGGCATTAGCTCTTCAGACTTCCGAAGAATCTTGAGAGCGGCACAGGGCCATCCGCCTCTTCCTCGTCATTGCCAGAGTGCTTGGATCTTGACCTGtgcttcttttccttctttgttctcttagatCTTGACTTTGATCTTCTTGATTCCCTTTCCTCGTCGTCGCTACTTGAAGAATCTGATGATGAACTTGACGAGCTCGAATCCGAAGATCTGCGCCTTGAATGCTGCAGAGGTAAAGTTTCAAGTTTATTTGCTTGCAAAAATTTCAGATATAGCTCggaatgagaaaaagaaaagcagagCTCCACTTGCAAATCAGAGACTTCACAACCGAGTCATTTAACAGATCAAATTTAATGCTCATCTTTACAACAAACTCTCAACCTTCTAGCTTCAAACCAAACGCCATCTATTTAATGGACATTTTACCAGCCAAACAAGCATAGACCCGGAGTCTGAAGAACTTTTTGATTCAGAACTTAAAACTAAACATGACAGATTTTGAAACGAGGGGCAAGAAACaagtaaaaatcatatttcaaGCATGAGAAGTAGGAGCGAATACACTCAATCCAACTAAAGTaaccaaagaaaaacaaagaaataaaaccaATTGAAATAACATAGTATTGCCTTCTACAATATAACCCTTGCCCCAGCAATGGTTCGCCAACACTTACAAAATGTAGTGTAATTGAAAGGGACAATATTCAACTTATTATTCTGTCATGGTTACATGCCATTTTATAACTGAGTTTCAACCATGCATCGAAAGAATGATATGTTGAAAAATACAGactttcaatttgattttttcaaGTGAAGAGCCTTGCTCTAAAAACAAAGAGATAGAAAGGAAAGGCACTAAATCCATCCTAAACACATAATGCCACCAAGGGATCTGTAGGTTAAATGTAATCCTTGTTGAGTCCTATGCTTTGGCACCTTTCATGGATCCATATATACTGCCAATTCAAAGGCAAGTCAGATTATTCCATGTGAGGAATCAGATTATTACAGGCCTGAAACAAGCCATTTGAATTTCTAATGCGAACTAGATAAACCAGCCAATCTCCCTGAAATTTACATTGAAACAAGAGTATTATCTGAACATGTCATAATTAATCTTCACTACAGGTGATGACCTTTGATAATCCCTTAAAAGGGCATTTAATCTGAACATTGTGCTTGCAAAGCAGAACATTTTTTCAATAGCATTAACTTTTTATCAGCAAATTACATGGTTGATTTTTTTCATAGCAAAGAGGAGCTTAAATAATGAGTCACATATGCTTAATtgtcaataaagaaaaattaagtaataagTTTAGCATCATAGTTTTCAGTCATGTACGAAATGCAAATTCTAAAATCGCACTTTTAATAATAGCAAATAATTCAGGCACCTTTCTCTTTCTGCTGCTACGCTTCTTTGAATCTTTCTCCTTTCTATCTGCAAGAACACATCTCATTCAGACAGGCCAAGAAAATTGCCAGTCCTTATtctgaaaaaagaataagatagAAACCTTTCTTATGATTAGACTTGCTACTGGAATGGTTCCTTCCATGGGCAAGTTTCCGGGCTCTTTCAGCATCAAGTTGAGCTCTGTACTCACGCATCATTCTATCTGTATCAGCTTCCAGTTCCCCCTTTCTAATTTCATCTTCCTAATACATCAAGTGAATGAAGAAATGTGCAACTCATATATTATTCCATGGATCATAGTAATATTCCCTAACCCCAGGACTCCAATTTCACGACTCCAAAACTGGGAAATAATGTAAAATGAGTTGTGATAGACGGAGTCTTGAGATTTTAAACATtagaaaatttcattttatcaaAACCCTTTTTTAAAGTCAAAAGATGcaattaaaactattttaaagtaatttaagACGGGCATAATGCAGTGTCAAAATGGTGTCTGCAATTATAATAGGATTGAGGCTTCTAAAATCATGAATAAATCTACGATAAGTATTAGTCACTATATTTCAAAGATGATAAGC
The Ricinus communis isolate WT05 ecotype wild-type chromosome 1, ASM1957865v1, whole genome shotgun sequence DNA segment above includes these coding regions:
- the LOC8286417 gene encoding uncharacterized protein LOC8286417 isoform X2 translates to MGKNQAYKAMQRARLGSSSAGPEEVEDGMVDGSFHTPAWHAARLASLNTSHTVTWEEFKRKQKEDEIRKGELEADTDRMMREYRAQLDAERARKLAHGRNHSSSKSNHKKERRKIQRSVAAERESIQGADLRIRARQVHHQILQVATTRKGNQEDQSQDLREQRRKRSTGQDPSTLAMTRKRRMALCRSQDSSEV
- the LOC8286417 gene encoding protein FAM133 isoform X1; this translates as MGKNQAYKAMQRARLGSSSAGPEEVEDGMVDGSFHTPAWHAARLASLNTSHTVTWEEFKRKQKEDEIRKGELEADTDRMMREYRAQLDAERARKLAHGRNHSSSKSNHKKDRKEKDSKKRSSRKRKHSRRRSSDSSSSSSSSDSSSSDDEERESRRSKSRSKRTKKEKKHRSRSKHSGNDEEEADGPVPLSRFFGSLKS
- the LOC8286417 gene encoding uncharacterized protein LOC8286417 isoform X4, encoding MGKNQAYKAMQRARLGSSSAGPEEVEDGMLGMLLVWPVLILLTQSHGKSSRGSKRAQLDAERARKLAHGRNHSSSKSNHKKERRKIQRSVAAERESIQGADLRIRARQVHHQILQVATTRKGNQEDQSQDLREQRRKRSTGQDPSTLAMTRKRRMALCRSQDSSEV
- the LOC8286417 gene encoding protein FAM133 isoform X3, whose protein sequence is MGKNQAYKAMQRARLGSSSAGPEEVEDGMLGMLLVWPVLILLTQSHGKSSRGSKRAQLDAERARKLAHGRNHSSSKSNHKKDRKEKDSKKRSSRKRKHSRRRSSDSSSSSSSSDSSSSDDEERESRRSKSRSKRTKKEKKHRSRSKHSGNDEEEADGPVPLSRFFGSLKS